The following proteins come from a genomic window of Sorghum bicolor cultivar BTx623 chromosome 3, Sorghum_bicolor_NCBIv3, whole genome shotgun sequence:
- the LOC8078481 gene encoding uncharacterized protein LOC8078481, with the protein MAVDTTQPEYWLNWRFLLCALWVYSCMALAFFLIWKYEGARSLDSSGDNGEDREEALPQVGPGVVYLEDCWKTCIEGIHPGWLLAFRLVAFFVLASLLVVDIVTDGWSIFLYYTQWTFLLVTLYFGLGSLLSIYGCYQYVYSTGGDTYDLVRSGADHGTYMTAPTAESAYDPTIKISYYTKANNGRAGFWGYMFQILFQTNAGAVMITDLVFWFILYPFLAHNQYEMNFILIGTHSINVVFIVGDAALNKLHFPWFRIAYFLLWTGIFVNVQWIIHANVSTWWPYPFLDLAFPGAPVWYLVVAVLHFPCYALFTLVLRLKHMLLESWFPQTYVK; encoded by the exons ATGGCCGTGGACACTACCCAACCGGAGTACTGGCTCAACTGGAGGTTCTTGCTGTGTGCGCTCTGGGTCTACTCCTGCATGGCCTTGGCGTTCTTCTTGATTTGGAAGTATGAGGGGGCCCGTTCACTGGACAGCAGTGGTGATAATGGCGAGGACAGAGAAGAGGCATTGCCACAGGTCGGGCCTGGTGTTGTTTATCTTGAAGATTGCTGGAAGACGTGCATTGAGGGGATCCATCCTGGCTGGCTGTTGGCGTTTCGCCTTGTGGCCTTCTTCGTTTTGGCTTCATTGCTTGTGGTCGACATCGTTACTGATGGATGGAGTATCTTCCTATACTACACACA GTGGACGTTCTTGCTTGTCACCTTGTATTTTGGG cttGGATCATTGCTTTCGATTTATGGATGCTATCAGTATGTTTACAGTACCGGTGGAGATACATATGATCTGGTAAGATCTGGTGCAGATCATGGCACATATATGACAGCTCCAACAGCAGAAAGTGCATATGACCCTACAATCAAAATTTCTTATTACACTAAAGCAAACAATGGTCGAGCAGGATTTTGGGGTTATATGTTCCAGATCTTGTTTCAG ACAAATGCAGGTGCTGTGATGATTACAGATTTGGTGTTCTGGTTTATTTTGTACCCTTTCCTTGCCCACAATCAGTATGAGATGAATTTT ATTCTGATTGGGAcacattcaatcaatgttgtcTTCATAGTTGGTGATGCTGCTCTAAACAAACTG CATTTCCCGTGGTTTAGGATAGCATACTTTCTGCTGTGGACAGGCATTTTTGTTAATGTTCAGTGGATCATCCATGCTAACGTGTCAACCTG GTGGCCTTACCCATTTTTAGACTTGGCATTCCCTGGTGCACCTGTATG GTACCTGGTGGTGGCAGTGCTGCACTTCCCATGCTACGCTCTATTCACCCTGGTGCTGAGGCTCAAGCATATGTTGTTGGAAAGTTGGTTCCCTCAAACTTATGTGAAGTAA